Proteins encoded in a region of the Teredinibacter purpureus genome:
- a CDS encoding AMP-binding protein: protein MVAKECSSFNSLVELGRYRAENSGDKVAYHMLKDGSFISRAYTYKDVDGYARSIAAELQNRNLEGERALLLFHTGLDFVIAFMACLYAGVIAVPVHFPGRKNKDWENLDKIVGDARVAILMSDSKHTDFISKYKNGYDGFNSADYLEIDGVDIGLANNWRDPKVGRDALAFLQYTSGSTGIPKGVMVTHGNLLHNEELMKVAYQHSSETVIVSWLPLYHDMGLIGNVLHTLYLGSTCYLMTPVAFLQQPFRWLKALSDYKAHSCFAPNFAYQLCLKRITPEQRDSLDLSHWKMALNGAEPVRADTLDRFSQFFGPCGFNAKTAYPAYGLAEATLFVSGSAMDEEPHIVSLSSSALKDHKVIVDESSDGTQRMVCSGVLNTEQDIVIVNPDTFDACADDEVGEIWIHGPSVAQGYWERADATEETFRAKIKGDVKATHYLRTGDLGFVQRNRLFIAGRIKDMVIVNGANYYPQDIEKSIQEGHEALKEGSGAVFGVVHEENEQLVIVQEVERTHLKKINVEDVFSYIRNTVSQEFQSTVAAIVLIKPMTLPLTSSGKIQRRKSKQMMFDNTLNEIARWSTLDQAKSNVNTQVSNDNRLSVDASRQRASELIVWLKEFSSRAINSRLIDERRTVPPHILMNFATQGLLGMCVDSDFSGQGMQHRDFLDVVRHMGAMDPNLALLVALHNVLGIRPIMNYGSKAIKDKFLAPLAKGTILGAFALSEPEAGSNPHAIASSAVPSAEGGWVVNGEKCWIGNAGWAGVINCFVKVFDEKGKNLGITAFAVEVERSGLIVGDELPTMGVRGMVQNRVYFRDMRVTEKDVLGGIGQGMAVAQDAMKHGRLIIAAMGLGVMQRSAQLTSFYAAKRNVADGLLLDNPLIQQRLTDMHAGSFAAQCMINGMAEILDLDAGRNPDIIPMEVYASVKSFGSEYCVKAVDQLIQLLGGRGYTDNNIAPRLLRDTRIFRIFEGPTEVLNGFLGASFTHKSTALKRFITENLQLSNIYSEMTEHANQLDKSIHELKTEHGDCRITDRAVRWIKYAKGELAGLFIVKAFLLHARAKNAVHSPEDINLALSWLQKEIRLSLFNSQQAIHDSYHWSDGKDLNKAFNTLNDSIGCFGQSSTELEIKVDSWLRPRADATILSPDTTLVNTAEREPFNAAVHTAGISSLIAEATNQENTHHAEDFETFIIEWLKREVTHFSGDISAQTQFSELGLDSVLSVELAFALQEKAGFEIDSTVVWSYPTVHALARYVVDNVNPVGEQNDVPVEDAKNNNSSENVQVNIAGKRSVIDELMDELDI, encoded by the coding sequence GTGGTAGCTAAGGAATGTAGTAGTTTCAATAGTCTTGTAGAGTTGGGGCGCTATCGTGCTGAAAATAGCGGCGATAAAGTTGCCTACCACATGCTCAAGGATGGAAGCTTTATATCAAGGGCATATACCTATAAAGACGTTGATGGATATGCGCGATCAATTGCGGCGGAGTTACAAAACCGTAACCTTGAAGGAGAGCGCGCGTTACTTTTGTTTCATACAGGCCTAGATTTCGTTATTGCTTTCATGGCTTGCCTGTACGCGGGTGTTATTGCTGTTCCTGTACATTTCCCCGGGCGAAAGAATAAAGACTGGGAGAACTTAGATAAAATCGTAGGTGATGCACGCGTTGCAATATTGATGAGCGATTCGAAGCACACGGATTTTATTTCGAAGTACAAGAATGGCTACGATGGTTTTAACTCCGCTGATTATTTGGAGATCGATGGTGTCGATATAGGGCTTGCCAACAATTGGCGAGATCCGAAAGTAGGGCGCGATGCTCTGGCCTTTTTACAATATACCTCGGGTTCTACGGGTATTCCGAAAGGGGTTATGGTCACCCATGGCAATCTTCTTCACAATGAAGAATTGATGAAAGTTGCCTACCAGCATAGTAGTGAAACAGTCATCGTATCTTGGCTGCCGCTCTATCACGATATGGGCCTAATTGGTAACGTGCTACATACGCTTTATCTAGGAAGCACCTGTTATTTAATGACACCAGTTGCGTTTTTACAGCAGCCGTTTCGTTGGCTAAAGGCCTTGTCTGATTACAAGGCACACAGTTGTTTTGCTCCGAACTTTGCCTATCAATTATGTTTAAAACGCATTACACCCGAGCAAAGAGATTCGCTGGATTTAAGCCACTGGAAAATGGCCCTAAATGGCGCTGAGCCCGTACGTGCAGATACCTTGGATAGATTTTCCCAGTTTTTTGGGCCTTGTGGATTTAATGCAAAAACTGCCTATCCAGCCTATGGCCTTGCCGAAGCAACCTTATTTGTATCCGGTAGCGCGATGGATGAAGAGCCCCACATCGTATCGCTATCGTCTTCAGCCTTAAAAGACCACAAGGTAATCGTTGATGAAAGCTCTGACGGCACCCAGCGAATGGTGTGCTCCGGTGTATTGAATACAGAGCAAGACATCGTGATTGTTAATCCCGATACATTTGATGCATGCGCAGATGATGAGGTAGGAGAGATTTGGATTCATGGGCCTAGTGTCGCGCAAGGCTACTGGGAGAGAGCAGACGCAACCGAAGAGACATTTAGAGCAAAAATAAAGGGTGATGTAAAAGCTACACATTATTTGCGTACTGGAGATCTTGGCTTTGTACAGCGTAATCGCCTTTTTATTGCCGGCCGAATAAAGGATATGGTTATTGTAAATGGAGCAAACTATTACCCTCAAGATATTGAAAAATCCATACAAGAAGGCCATGAAGCACTAAAAGAAGGTTCTGGAGCCGTGTTTGGTGTCGTTCATGAGGAAAATGAGCAACTCGTTATTGTGCAAGAGGTTGAACGAACCCACCTCAAAAAAATAAATGTAGAGGACGTTTTCTCCTATATCAGAAACACGGTTTCGCAAGAATTCCAAAGTACGGTAGCGGCAATAGTATTAATAAAACCGATGACATTACCGCTCACTTCAAGTGGTAAAATTCAGCGTCGTAAAAGTAAGCAAATGATGTTTGATAACACGCTGAATGAGATAGCGCGTTGGTCAACGCTGGACCAAGCTAAGAGCAACGTCAATACGCAAGTATCGAATGATAATAGGCTTTCGGTAGACGCTAGCCGTCAACGCGCAAGTGAGCTTATTGTATGGCTGAAAGAGTTTTCTTCTCGCGCGATAAATTCCCGCCTCATTGATGAAAGACGCACTGTCCCCCCGCATATTCTAATGAACTTCGCTACGCAAGGTTTGTTAGGTATGTGTGTCGATTCCGATTTTTCTGGGCAAGGCATGCAACATCGAGACTTTCTAGATGTGGTCCGCCATATGGGTGCCATGGACCCCAATCTCGCGTTACTTGTAGCGTTGCATAATGTGTTGGGTATTCGCCCCATTATGAATTATGGCTCTAAGGCCATAAAAGATAAATTTTTGGCGCCTTTGGCGAAAGGGACAATACTTGGAGCTTTTGCACTGAGCGAACCCGAAGCCGGGTCTAACCCTCATGCTATTGCCTCGTCTGCAGTTCCTAGCGCCGAAGGAGGCTGGGTTGTTAACGGCGAAAAATGTTGGATAGGTAACGCGGGTTGGGCGGGTGTTATTAATTGTTTTGTTAAAGTCTTTGATGAAAAAGGCAAGAATCTAGGTATTACGGCATTTGCTGTTGAGGTGGAACGGTCTGGCTTAATTGTTGGTGACGAATTGCCGACAATGGGCGTGAGAGGGATGGTACAAAATCGTGTGTATTTCCGCGATATGCGTGTCACAGAAAAAGATGTACTCGGCGGTATTGGTCAAGGTATGGCCGTTGCACAAGACGCAATGAAGCATGGCCGGCTTATCATTGCCGCTATGGGTTTAGGTGTCATGCAGCGCAGTGCACAGTTAACGTCTTTTTACGCGGCCAAGCGTAACGTCGCTGATGGACTACTGCTTGATAACCCCCTTATTCAGCAGCGCCTTACCGATATGCATGCGGGTAGTTTTGCCGCGCAATGTATGATTAATGGCATGGCCGAAATTCTCGACCTGGATGCAGGAAGAAATCCCGATATTATCCCTATGGAAGTCTACGCATCGGTCAAAAGCTTTGGTTCTGAATATTGCGTAAAAGCAGTTGATCAGCTTATTCAGTTACTCGGTGGAAGGGGATATACCGATAATAATATTGCACCGAGATTATTGCGCGATACGCGAATATTTAGAATTTTCGAAGGGCCAACTGAAGTTCTTAACGGCTTTTTGGGCGCAAGTTTTACTCATAAGTCAACGGCCCTTAAACGTTTTATTACTGAAAATCTTCAGCTCAGTAATATTTATTCCGAAATGACTGAGCATGCTAATCAACTTGATAAATCGATTCACGAACTAAAAACTGAACATGGTGATTGTAGAATTACCGACCGGGCTGTCCGATGGATAAAATATGCTAAAGGTGAACTAGCCGGGCTCTTTATTGTAAAAGCTTTTTTACTTCACGCACGAGCTAAAAACGCAGTACATTCGCCCGAAGATATTAACCTGGCACTTTCTTGGTTACAGAAGGAAATTCGCTTAAGTTTATTCAATAGCCAGCAAGCCATCCACGATAGCTATCATTGGTCTGACGGAAAAGACCTCAATAAAGCCTTTAATACCCTAAATGATTCAATTGGTTGTTTTGGCCAGAGTTCAACGGAACTCGAAATTAAGGTTGACAGCTGGTTGCGTCCTCGCGCTGACGCCACAATATTATCCCCGGATACAACACTGGTAAATACAGCGGAACGAGAACCTTTCAATGCTGCCGTACATACCGCAGGTATCTCCAGCTTAATAGCTGAAGCTACAAACCAAGAAAACACTCACCACGCGGAAGACTTCGAAACGTTCATCATTGAGTGGCTTAAGCGAGAAGTTACACACTTTAGTGGAGATATATCAGCGCAAACGCAATTCTCTGAATTAGGGTTGGATTCAGTTCTGTCAGTCGAGCTTGCTTTTGCATTGCAGGAAAAAGCCGGATTCGAAATCGACTCGACTGTGGTGTGGAGCTATCCAACCGTTCATGCGCTAGCACGTTATGTTGTTGATAACGTCAACCCGGTAGGCGAACAGAATGACGTTCCAGTAGAAGACGCGAAAAACAATAATAGTAGCGAAAATGTGCAAGTAAATATCGCAGGGAAGCGAAGTGTTATTGATGAATTAATGGATGAACTCGATATTTAG
- a CDS encoding MaoC family dehydratase — protein sequence MKEDYVKLVALLKEKSQQIQLSNGDFMKRLEPQVRELKETFNQSVSNSFANAWFSKYIASANEEPQNLISPPTPEVLTLKQRLQTKLGQEVHVGEWFTLTQATIDEFAAVTGDSQWIHIDLERAKTESPYKSTVAHGFLILSLLPHLRGLDEHAGSQYPEARLIVNCGLNSTRFLSAVKPDTEIRSRTILRALTANKRSLDIVEEVIVEAGERRREVCAVELITRIYL from the coding sequence ATGAAGGAAGATTACGTAAAGTTGGTTGCACTATTAAAAGAAAAAAGTCAGCAAATACAACTCAGTAACGGCGACTTCATGAAACGCCTAGAACCTCAGGTAAGAGAGCTTAAAGAAACGTTTAACCAATCGGTATCCAATTCATTTGCCAATGCGTGGTTTTCGAAATATATCGCTAGTGCGAATGAAGAGCCGCAAAATCTCATCTCACCGCCAACACCAGAAGTGTTAACGCTTAAACAGCGGCTACAAACCAAGCTAGGGCAAGAGGTACACGTTGGAGAATGGTTCACGCTTACACAAGCGACCATTGATGAGTTTGCTGCCGTCACAGGTGACAGCCAGTGGATCCATATAGACTTGGAACGTGCCAAAACCGAATCTCCTTACAAATCAACAGTTGCCCACGGCTTTTTGATTCTTTCATTGTTACCCCATTTGCGTGGGTTAGATGAGCATGCAGGGTCGCAATATCCAGAAGCACGCCTAATTGTGAATTGCGGCCTGAATAGCACGCGGTTTTTATCGGCGGTAAAACCTGACACCGAAATACGTTCTCGCACAATATTGCGCGCCTTAACAGCAAACAAACGAAGCCTTGATATCGTAGAAGAGGTTATTGTAGAGGCAGGCGAACGCCGGCGAGAAGTCTGTGCCGTAGAACTGATTACGCGAATATATCTTTAA